GGCCATCATGGGGAGCTGCGTGGCTGGCGGGGCCTACCTCCCGATCATGTCCGACGAGAGCCTGATCGTCGACGGCACGGGCTCCGTGTTCCTGGCCGGCCCGTTCCTCGTGCAGGCCGCGATCGGCGAGGAGGTTGACGTCGAGACGCTGGGCGGCGCGACGACGCAGACCGACATCTCGGGCGTCTGCGAGTACAAGATGCCGGACGACGAGACGTGCCTCGCGACGGTCCGCGACCTCGTCGCCGGGCTGGGGCCGCTCCCCCGGTTCGGGTTCACCCGCGACGCGCCCGAGGCGCCCGCCTTCGAGCCGGAGGAGGTCTTCGGCGTCTTCCCCGAGAGCCGCCAGCAGCCGTACGACACGCGCGAGCTCCTGGCCCGGATCGTCGACAGGGACTCGTGGACGGAGGTGAAGGCCGGCTATGGGCAGACGCTCGTCTGCGGCTACGCCCGCCTCGACGGCTGGTCGGTCGGGATCGTGGCGAGCCAGCGGCAGGTCGTCCGCGCGAAGGCGCCGAAGGGGAAGGCGGCCGAGATGCAGATCGGCGGCGTGATCTACGGCGACGCGGCCGACAAGGCGGCGCGGTTCGTGATGCAGTGCAACCAGAAGCGGATCCCGCTCATCTTTTTCCAGGACGCGACCGGCTTCATGGTCGGCACGCGGGCCGAGCAGGGCGGGATCATCAAGGACGGGGCGAAGCTGGTCAACGCCGTCGCCAACTCGGTCGTCCCGACGTTCACGGTCGTCGTGGGCAACTCGTTCGGGGCGGCCAACTACGCGCTCAACGGCCGGGCCTACGACCCGCGGCTGATGCTCGCGTGGCCGAGCGCGCAGATCGCGGTCATGGGAGGATCGCAGGCGGCCAAGACGCTCCTGAGCATCGAGGAGCGGAAGCTCCAGAAGCAGGGGATCGAGCTCTCCGACGCCGACCGCCAGGCCCGACTCGACGAGATCGAGGCGCGCTACGCCGAGCAGACGACGCCGGTCTACGCCGCCGCCCGCCTGTGGGTCGACGCCATCATCGACCCGCGCGAGACGCGCGACTGGCTGGCGACGGGCCTCGAGATGGCCGACCACAACCCGGACATGGCGGACTTCAAGGTCGGCGTCCTCCAGACGTGACAGGAACCGGGAAAGAGGGAGGCGGAACCGGCAGAGGGCGGACTCGCAGTCTGCCCTCCCCAGTTCCTACTTCCGATTCCCCTCCTTCGCCATGCGGAGGACGAGGACCATCACGCCGACCATCCCGAGGCAGGCGCCGACGATCGTGCCCCAGGGCGTGATGTCGAGCCACCGGTCCACGACGATGCCGAGGCCGACGAAGAACACCATCGCCGCGCCGATCTGCATGCCGGTGCCGAGGTGCTCGCCCGCGGCCCGCATCCCGTCCCCGTAGGCGTCGCCGACGCTCCCAGGGGTCACGCGCTTGTTGCGGTAGCCGGCCGGGGGCGGCTCGATCTCGTCTGCCTCGAGGTCGCGGTCGGCCCACTTGGCCTGCCACTCGCGGTCGGCCTCCTCGAATCGGTCCGGGGCGTCGGCCCAGGGGTCGTCGCGGTCAGGCGGTCCGCCGTCGGGGCGGTCGGGGGCGTCGGCCACGGCTAGGCAGCGTCGGCGCCCTTGCCGACGGCGCCGACGACGGCCGCGCCGCCGCGCTCCGGCTTCCGGTCGCTCGACGCCGACGCGCCCGCCGACGCGCCCATCTGGCACTGGCCGTTGAACGTCGCGCCGTCCTCGACGACCAGCTTGCCCGTGCGGATGTCGCCCTCGACGACGGCCGAGGACTTCATCACGAGCCGCTCCTTGACCTTCACCTGGCCGCGGACGGTCCCCGCGATCTCGGCGCTCGTCGACACGACCTCACCGTCGACCACGCCGCCGGCCATCACCATCGTCCGCCCCTCGACCTCGACGTTCCCCTCGACGGTCCCGGAGATGTTGACGTTGCCGCTCGATCGGAGCGTGCCCTCGACCGTCGTCGAGGCGCCGATGATGTTGTGCTGCTCGGCGGGGTTGCTGCTGGCACTTACGGGGAGCGCTCGGGTCTTGGCCATGTCGTCTGTGGAGTCGGAGCGGAAGAGGGCCATGGTGGTGGGGGGCCGGGCGTCGGCGCTCAGGGGGCGACGAGCAGGGCGGCGGGGTCTTGCGCGAGCCCGTCGCGCCACACCTCGAAGTGCAGGTGGGGCCCGGACGTGATCTCGCCCGTGTTCCCGCTCAACGCGACCGTCTCCCGCGCGCGGACCCGCTCGCCGACGCGTTTGAGCAGCCGGCTGTTGTGTTTGTACACCGAAAGGTAGCCGCCCGGGTGCTGGACGGCAATCGTGTGGCCGCCCTGGTGGGTCCAATCCGAGAAGACGACGTACCCGTCGGCGAAGGCACGGACGTCCGTGCCGACGGTCGCGGCGAGGTCGAGGGCGAAGTGGCCGCGGGCCGCGTCGAACCCGCGCGAGGGCACGCCGTCGACGGGCGGGAGGGCCGGGAGGCGGAGGCCGTCGAGGTAGGCGCGGGCCGCCCGGGCGTCGCGCTCGGCGTCGGTGGCAGGCCCGAGGGTGCGGAGCGGGAGCGCCGGCTGGGCCTGGTCGCCGCCGGCGACCGGCGGGCCCGCCTCGGGCGCGTCCGGGAGGGAGTCGGGGTCGGGGAGCGAGAACGCGGCGGGGTCGAGTACGTCGTCGCCGAGGTCGTCCATCTCGCCGGTGATGATGGCCCGGAGCTGGGCGATCTGCTGGTACTGGAGCGCGAGCGAGTCCTCGAGCGCCGCCGCCCGCTGGGCGTTCGTCTCGGCGACGCCGCGGAGCTCGCCGGTGCCGGGCCCGAGGATGAGCCCGCGGAGCGGCGTCAGCACGATCGCCGCCACCAGGAGCGCCCCCAGCACGACGATGCCGATGACGGCCGCGTAGAGCGCGTAGCCGGGGCGGACCTCGTACTGGCGCGGGGTGCTCATCGTGTCCGGCTCGAGGACGATGACGGTCCGGGCCGAGCCGGGGTGAGAGAACAGGTCTCGTAAGAAGTCGGTCACAGGCGGAAGCGTCCTCAGGGGCCGTGGGGGCCGGTTTAGTTCGCGCCATCTGCATCCCTGCAGGCGCGCGCCCTCCTAACTTACCCGGCTCTCAGACCTCCGAGTGCCGGAGGCCCAAACGCCGGCTCGGCCGGCCCCGACTCTCAGACTCGATGCCTCAGCACAAGTCCGCCGCCAAGCGCGTCCGCCAGGACGCCAAGCGCCGCCTCCGCAATCGGTACCAGAAGGTCCGCGTCCGCACGATGATCAAGGACCTCCACGCCGAGACCGATCCGTCCGCCGCCCAGGAGAAGCTGAACGCCATCAAGGCGCAGCTCGACCGGCTCGCCGGCCGCCGCGTGGTCCACCCGAACAAGGCCGCGAACACGAAGAGCCAGCTCGACAAGTACGTCGACTCGCTCGGCTAGCCTACGGCGCGTGGGGGCCGCTGGTCGTAGCCTACGGCCGCCGCCCCACCCCGCCGATGTCCGCCTCATTGTCCGCCCGCGCCGTTCTCCTCATCGCCGGGCTGGCGGGGCTCGTGGCGCCGCGCGCCGCGGCGCAGGCTGAGCAGACCGCCCCGGGCCGCTCGGCCTACGTGCTCGTCCGGGGCGCCGTGGCCGGAGTCGAGGGCGACTCCAAGAGCACGTTCGACGACACGGGGGCTGGCCTCGGGCTTGAAGCGGGCGTCCGGCTCTCGCCCCGCTGGGCGGTCGCGCTCGCGTGGTGGGCGCAGGACCTCCCGTCGCTCGCCCAGGGCTTCCGGATCGACGGACGGGTGACGGGCCAGGGGAGCCAGGCCTACCAGGGCCAGGCGCTCGTCCGCGCTCACCTTCTCGCGACGACGGGTCGATCGTGGTCACCGTTCGTCGAGGCCGGGCTGGCCGTCGTGACGGGCCAGGGGACGGACGCCGCGCGCAACCAGGCCGGCGACGGGACGGTCTGGGGCTTCGGCCCGGTCGGCGGGCTCGGCCTCGACGTCGCGCTCTCGCCCCGCCTCGGACTCCGCGCCGGCGTCCAGTCGACGGTCGTCGTCCCCGACGTCGCCCTCGACGGCGCCGATCCGAGCGCGTTCGCCAGGGAGCCGACCCCGCCCTCGGGCGCGCTCGCCGACAACATCGGGTACGACGTCTTGACGAACGTGGGGGTGGGCGTCCGCTACGCGCTTCCGCTGAGGCGTCCCGCCACCCTCCCGAGGCCGGGGCCTCCGCCGCTCGCCGAGACGCACGGTGACGCTCCGGCCCCCACCGCCCCGGAGCCCCCGCCGTCAGAACCCGCCACCTCGGTGGCGACCGCCTCTGGGCGGAGCCCCGCGGGGGAGCCCGAGCCGGACGCCGAGGCCCCCACGCCCGCCGTCGAGCCCGCCCCGGAGGTCACGCACCTCACGTGCCCGACCGAGCTCGCCCCCGGCGAGGAGGGCGCCTTCGCCGTCGCCGCGACCGCCGCGACCTCGACCACGTGGGACTGGGGGGACGGCTCGACCGGCGCGCGGGCCCGTCACGCGTTCGACACCTCCGGGACCTACACGGTCACCGCGACGGTGCAGACGGCCGGAGGCGAGGCGTCGGAGTCCTGCCTCGTCACCGTCGCGACGACGGTCGCCCCGACCGAGATCACGGCGTGCCGCGCCACTCCCAGCCCGGCCGCGCTCGGCAAGGCCATCACGGTCGAGGCCGAGACCTACGGGGCGGACACCGTCTCCGTCGACCTCGGCGACGGCGCCGAGGCGGACGCCCTCCCGACCCGCCACGAGTACGGCCGCACGGGCACGTTCACCGTCACGGTCGTGGCGACGGGAGCCGGCGGCCAGGACACCTGCACGACGACCGTCACCGTCGAGGACCCCTCCTGTGCCGCCTCCCTCGCGCCCGTCCGATTCAAGGCGGGCGGGACGGACCTGACGGCCGGCGCCATGACGACGCTCGACGCCGCGGCCGACCTCCTCGGCCGGTGCTCGGCCGTGTGCCTCTCGATCGACGGCTACGCGACGCGCGCCGAGGGCGGCGCCGCGCTGGCCCAGCAACGGGCCGACGCCGTCATGTTCTACCTCATCGGTCAGGGGGTCGAGGCCGACCGGCTCCAGACCTCCGGCCCAGGTGGGGAGTCGGTCGAGGACGCGGGAAGCCCGCACCGGGTGGAGGTGAGCGCCGGCTCGTGCGCCGGTTTTTGAACCGAGCGGACCCGGACCCGCCCACCGAACGCGGAGGTGGAGAGCGTCCCAGAACCACGAAAGGTTCGAAATCACGCGGAACCGGCCCGGGTCTACGCTGGTTGATCGGCCTACCCCTCGCCTTACGTCCTTTCTCCCGCCCCTCGTTCTAAGTCCCTTTTGAGGGTCACACAGCCGCGGCTCCGCTGCGGTCCTCAGGGACATTCACCGCATGTGGCTGCCGTCCAGCGCCACGTGCGTAACGTCCGAACCGAAAGGACTTCGAGGCTGCACGTCGGAGCTTCCAGACGCCCACCGGCTTCGCTGTTCCCCGTCCCGACGCCTGTCGCGGACCTCACCCACCCACCCTCTCCATGACCCAGTCCAGTACGGAGAACCCGATGACCTCGCGTCTCTTCTCCCTTCTCCCCTGGTGTGCGGCGCTGCTCATCGCAACGTCGTCGTACGCCCAGGTCCGCCCCAGCAACTCCGTCTACGTCCTCCTCCGCGGCGCCGTCGCCGGGTACTACGGCGACCTCGACAAAAACTCGGACGGCGATCCGGATTCGGCCACGCCCGACATCCAGGACGGCTTCGAAGAGCCCGGATTCGGCGTCGGCGCCGAGCTTGGCTACCAGTTCAACCCAAACCTCTCGTTCGGCATCGCCGGCTGGTACCAGGACCTTCCGGCCCTGAATGACGGCTTCCAGTTCGACCAGACCAACAACGTCCAGGGTGGGGAGGCCTACCAGCTCCAGGGCCTCTTCCGCTTTATCCCATTCGCGAACGCTCGCATCTCCCCGTACCTCGAACTCGGTGGCGCCCTCGTCTCGGGCCAGGGCACCGAGAACGAGCGGAACAACGGCTCAGCCGATGAGGACGTCTTCGGCTACGGCCCGGTCGGCGGTCTCGGCATCGACATCGCGCTGACGCCCCAGTTCGGGCTCTTCCTCGGGGCCCAGTCGACCGTCGTCTTCCCCGACGTCGCCCTCGACGGCGCCGACCCGGGCGCCTTCGGTGTCCAGGCCGACAACGCGGACTTCGACATCCTCGCCAACGTCGGCGGCGGCCTCCGCTACGCGTTCCGCCCGCCGTACACGGCCGTCGAGATCGAAGGGCTGGAGTGCCCGGCCGAGCTCGAGGCCGGGGAGTCCGGCTCGTTCATGGTCATGACGAACGACGACGCCACGATGCCCGTGACCACGACGTGGCAGTGGGGCGACGGCTCGACCGGCTCGGGCATGACGACGTCGCACACGTTCGCCACGCCGGGCACCTACCCGGTCACGGCGATGGTGATGAACGAGGGCGGGGAGGACTCGGAGTCCTGCCTCGTGACCGTCGTCGAGCCGCCGACGCCGCCGGCCCTCGCCGGCTGCCGCGCCACGCCGTCGAGCGTCGACACGGGTGAGCAGGTGACGATCAACGCGACGGCCACCGACGCCGACGAGATCACCGTCGACTTCGGCGACGGGACCACGGCCTCGACGCTCCCGGCCCGCCACGCCTACGCCGACACCGGCTCCTACACCGTGACCATCACGGCGACCAACGAGTACGGCTCCGACACGTGCACCATCCCGGTGACCGTCGGCGACTCGTACTGCGCCGACATCACGGAGCTGAACCCGGTGTTCTTCGGGTACGGCGCGACGACGCTCACGGCCGACGCGACGAGCCGGCTCGACGAGAACATCGAGATCCTCCGCCGGTGCCCGGACATCTGCGTGACGATCAACGGGTACTCCGACGGCTCGGAGCCGGGCGACGCCCTCCGGATCTCGCAGGCCCGCGCCGACGCGGTCCTCCAGTACTACGTCGGTCAGGGCATCGACGCCGAGCGGCTCCGCGCCGTCGGCCGCGGGGTCGACCCGGACGCGAACTCGAAGGAGGACCCGGGCCCGGGCGACAGCCGCGCCCGCCGGGCCGACTCGATCCCGTCGTCCTGCGCCGGGTTCTAGCCGAGGCCTGACCGGGGCCTAGCCCCGTGACCGCCCGAGGGGGCGATCCGCTTCGCGCGGGTCGCCCCCTCATCATTTCTGGCCCTGGGGCCGACCGGCGCCGCTCCAGCGTAGGACCCTTTCGTGCAGAGACCGTGACCCCGGATCCATCCGCGAACCCACGGGCTTCATCGGCGTAAGGCCCCGCGTCGACGGAACAGGGGTCCATGCCTCGTCCGTCGACCCGCTCTTCCCTCCACCCCTCACGGCCACCGCTCCGCGGCTCGGCCCGACGGGCTCGGGAGCATTTCCCAACCCCCCACCCATCTCATGACCCAGCTCCGACAGGAGACTCTCCCCTTGCCTCGTCTCCGCACCCTCTTCGTCTGGGCCGCCGCGCTCCTCCTCGGAGCCGCGTCTCAGGCCCAGGTCGTCCGCCCCAGCGAGTCCATCTACGTCCTCCTCCGCGGCGGCGTGACCGGCTACTACGGCGACCTCGACAAAAACTCGGACGGCGACCCTGACCAGGCGACGCCAGACATCCAGGACGGCTTCGAGGACCCCGGCTTTGGGGTGGGAGGCGAGATCGGCTACCTCTTCAACGAGAACCTCTCGTTCGGGATCGGCTTCATGTACCACGACGTCCCGGCGCTCAACGACGGGTTCCAGTTCGACGGGACCAACAACGTCCAGGGTGGGGAGGCCTACCAGCTCCAGGGCCTCTTCCGCTACATGCCGTTCGACTCGTTCCGCATCTCGCCGTTCGTCGAGCTCGGCGCCGCCCTCGTCTCGGGCCAGGGCACGGAGAACGAGCGGAACAACGGCGGCTCCGACGACGACGTCTTCGGCTACGGCCCGGTCGTCGGCCTCGGCGCCGACATCGCGCTGACGCCCCAGTTCAGCCTCTTCCTCGGGGCCCAGTCGACGGTCGTCTTCCCCGACGTCGCCCTCGACGGCGCCGACCCCGGCGCGTTCGGTGACCCGACCGACGACGCCGACTACGACATCCTGACGACGCTCGGCGGCGGGCTCAAGTTCGCCTTCCGCGCGCCGTACACGGCCGTCGAGATCGAAGGGCTGGAGTGCCCGGCCGAGCTCGAGGCCGGGGAGTCCGGCTCGTTCATGGTCATGACGAACGACGACGCCACGATGCCCGTGACCACGACGTGGCAGTGGGGCGACGGCTCGACCGGCTCGGGCATGACGACGTCGCACACGTTCGCCACGCCGGGCACCTACACGGTCACGGCGATGGTGATGAACGAGGGCGGGGAGGACTCGGAGTCCTGCCTCGTGACCGTCGTCGAGCCGCCGACGCCGCCGGCCCTCGCCGGCTGCCGCGCCACGCCGACCTCGGTCAACGTGGGTGAGCAGGTGACGATCAACGCCACGGCCACCGAGGCGGAGGAGGTGATGGTCGACTTCGGCGACGGGACCACCGCGTCCTCGCTTCCGGCTCGCCACGCGTACTCGGAGACGGGCACGTACACGGTCGAGATCATGGCGTCGAACCAGTACGGTGATGACGTCTGCACGATCACCGTCACCGTCGGCGACTCGTACTGCGCGAACATCACGGAGCTGAACCCGGTGTTCTTCGGGTACGGCGCGACGACGCTCACGGCCGACGCGACGAGCCGGCTCGACGAGAACATCGAGATCCTCCGCCGGTGCCCGGACATCTGCGTGACGATCAACGGGTACTCCGACGGCTCGGAGCCGGGCGACGCCCTCCGGATCTCGCAGGCCCGCGCCGACGCGGTCCTCCAGTACTACGTCTCGCAGGGCGTCGACCGCGAGCGGCTCCGCGCCGTTGGGCGTGGCGTCGATCCGGCGGCGAACTCGAAGGAGGACCCGGGCCCGGGCGACAGCCGCGCCCGCCGGGCCGACTCGATCCCGTCGTCCTGCGCCGGGTTCTAGCCGAGGCCTGATCGGGGCCTAGCCCCGTCACCTCCGAGGGGAGGCGGTCCGCCACATGCGGGTCGCCTCCCCTCTCATTTTGTGCAGGCGTGGGGTCCCCCGCTGTTTATCCGGACCAGATGGAACCGTACCCCGCCCGTCTCGCGGGGTAAACCCCGCGCCGTGAGGGCGGCCCAGGGTTGAATAAAGCCGCTTCTGAACGCCTGCCCAGGGCGACCGCTACCCACGCGGCGCGTCCTCCCCCTTCCCCAAGGACCCCATGACCCGCTCACTCCTCCTCGCGGCGCTGGCGGCTCTCGTCGCGACCACCGCGGCGGCCCAGCCCGTCTACAACCGGCTCGACGACCCGTACTACGACGACTACGAAGACGGCGCCCCGGGCGTCCGCCTCGGTCTCGGCGTCGGCGCCTTCATCTACGACGGCCCCGACCGGCTCGTCGGCGACCCCGCCTTCCAGAGCGACGCCGTCGACACGAACCTCGGCGTGACGGCCGAGCTCACGTTCCCGCTGGCCGACCAGGTCTACGGCCGGCTCATGGGCGGGCTCGTCAACCTCGGCGCGGAGGACCTCCCGTACACGAACCCGTACCTCACGGAGACCTCGATCCTCGCCGAGGCCGACCTCCTCCTCTACCTCTCGCGTCCGGGCCGAGGCCAGCTCTCTCCGTACGTGTTCTCGGGGATCAGCGCGCTCTTCCCCACCGACGACGCGCCGGGCGTCAACTCGCCGGCCTTCGCGATCCCGGTCGGCCTCGGGCTCGAGTACGGCGTCTCGCGCAACCTCGCGCTCTTCCTCGAAGCGAGCTACCGGTTCGGCCTGACCGACGTTGGGACGAGCACGGTCGCCAACGCGCTCGCCTCGGCCTCGATGGGCGACGACGAGAAGGAGAAGCACTGCAAGAAGTACCCCGAGAAGCCGGAGTGCGACGAGGAGCCCCCTCCGCCGACCTGTGAGGAGGACCCGACGCAGCCGGGGTGCCCGGGCGTTGACCCGGACGGCGACGACGACTTCGACGGCCGGTTCAACACGGGTCTGATCCTCGGCGGCCTCCGCTTCGGCTTCGGCAGCGCCCCGCCGCCGCCGGCGATCCCCCCGCCGCCGCCGCCGGTCACGCCNNNNNNNNNCGCCCCCGCCGGTCGCTCCCCCGGCCCCGCTCGTCTGCGACCTCGTCGAGCTCAACGCGGTCTACTTCGACTACGGCACGGGCACGCTCGACCGCCGCGCCCGCGCGCTCCTCGACGAGAACGTCGAACTCCTCCTCTCGAACCCGGCCTGCTGCGTGTTCATCGACGGCTTCACGGACACGCCCGAGGGCTCGCGCTTCGGGATGGGCCTCGCCGGCCAGCGTGCCCAGGCCGTCTACGACTACTACCTGAGCCAGGGCGTCGGCGCCAGCCGCCTCCAGATCCGCAACCGCGGCGTCGCCGCCCCGGACTGCGACAAGGAGGACCCGGGCCCGGGCTGCGAGCGGAACCGGCGCGTTGAGTCGCTCCCGGTCGACTGCGAGCGGTTCCGGTTCCTCCTCGAGAACCCGTCGTACGACCCGTACTAGACTGGCGGGCGTTCGGGACCGGCCGGTCCCCGCGACCGACCCGGTCTTCCGCCAGCGGCCCTGCCCCTCCGGGGGCGGGGCCGCCGTCGTTTCGCCCTATCCTTGGAGCCGCCTCCTCCCGCTCCCATGCGCTTCGTCTACGCCCTCGTCCTCGCCGTCGTCCTCAGCGGCTGCTTCCACATCGACTCGCTCCTGACGGTCCGGCCCGACGGCTCGGCCACGCTCCGCGACGAGGTCACGCTCTCCGGGATGGCGCTCATGGCGCTGATGGAGACGGAGGACGATGAGGGCTCTCCGTTCGACGAGGCCGCCATGGAGGCCCGCGCCGAGGCCCTGGGCGAGGGCGTCCGCGTGGCGTCGTTCGAGCCGCGCGAGGACGGCTACACCGTCGTCTTCGACGTCGACGACGTCCGCCAACTCCGCTACGCGACGCCAGAGGCGCTCGGTGAGAACGAGGGCGAAGGGCCCGACGGCGTCGACCTCTCCTTCGGGTTCGACGAGGGCGACCCGTCCACGCTCCGCGTCCTCGTCCCGAAGCCGGAACCCGACGATGACAAGGTCGAGGCCTCCGACGCCGCGCCCGAGGTGGACCCGCAGGAGCAGGCCCGGATGCTCGCCATGATGCGGTCGTTCTTCGCCGACGCGCGCATGACGGTGGCCGTCGAGGTCGAGGGCGCGATTGAGGAGACCAACGCGAGCTACGTCGACGGCTCACGGGTGACGCTCTTCGACCTCCCGTTCGTGGCCGTGTTCGACGTGATGGAGGCGAACCCCGAGCTGATGGGGAACGAGCCGCCGGAGCCGGAGGCGATGCTCGACGAGCTCCGTGCGATCGAGGGCGTCCGGATGGAGGGGCCGGGGACGGTCCGCGTGCGCTTCCGCTAGCCTCGTCCGCCTCGGCGCTGGCGTCGGAAGCCTCGGTCCGAACGGAGCCACGTTCCTCGAGGGGGCCGGCGGCGGGCGTCGCCAGAGCGCCCGCGGGGCCGACCGTCGCCGAACGCCTCCGTTCCGTTCACGGGGGCGCGCGCCTAATAGGCGTCCGTCGGCGGCGTCTCGCGGCGGCGCGTCTTGGTCACGGCCAGCAAGATGCCGAGGCCGAGCATGACGACACCACCCGCACCGATCCAAGCCGTCGGGACGCCGGCGAGGTGGGCGGCCATGGCGAGGCCGGCGGTGAGCACGAGGAAGCCGAGGAGATAGACGGAGAGCGACGACATGGCATCGGAGGAAGGGGGCGCTCTCACGCCCGGGGCTCCCCTCCGCTCCGCCGCCCCGTTCAGTCTCGCCCACCGTCACGCGGTCGCTACACCTGGCGCTCCCAGTGATCGAGGTGGCGGAGGAGCCGGTCGACGGGCACCGACTGGCGGCTTCCGTCGTCGGCGCGGAAGACGACCTCGCTCCAGCCGCGGAGGCCGACCGGCGTGTACACCCGCCCGCCGACGCGGAGCGCGCGCCCGGCGACGGCCCGCGCGAGCACGCGCTCGTAGCGCGACCGGGCGAGGAGATGCTCGGGGAACAGGTCGTCCCAGAAGCAGAGCCGGCCGACGTCGTCGTAGGCGTCGGGCCGGTCGTCCAGATCGAGCAGAATGGGCGAGTGGCCAGCGAACACGAGGCGGATCAGGCGGAGCGTGAACGGATCGGCGACGCGCCGCAACGACGGGAGGAACCGCTCGAACACCTCGGCGCCGATCCGACGCAGGGAGACGAGGTCGTCGGTCCGACCGGGACGCGGGCGGAGGCGCCAGATCGGCGCATCAGGCCCGGCCTCGAACGGATTCTCGGGGTAGGCGGACGCGTGTCCGAGCCACCCCTTCCGCGATGTGTGCGGGACCGGCGCGTAGCCCTCGACGACCGGGAAGCCGCGCCGCGCCAGCTCGTCCAGACCTAGCGACGGCCACCGCATGACGGCCCGGACGACCGCCGTGATGAACGTGGCCGCGGCGACCGTCAGCGTCGGGCTCGGCGTGAAGTCGGCCGTGACCTCGACGCGGCCTGGGCGCGGCCGGACGCCGATGCCGGTCGAGCGGCGGTTGGCGGCCAGGAGCATGACGGGCACCGGGAGGACGTACGCCAACAATTCCGCCAGCCGCTCGACGGTCTCGGCCGGCGCGCCCTCCGGCCGACGGAACGTCACGTTGTAATGGGCCGAGAACCCGACGAGCCGGGCGTCGCGGCCCGTCCTCGTCTCCCAGGCATCGAGCCCATCGCGGACGTGGTGGATGGCCTCCCACAGCGACCGGCCGGCACGGGCCGCGCACCCCCGCTCGACCTCCACAGCCGGCGTCGCGACCTCGATCACGCCCGTGTCGAAGTAGACCGCCCCGCCCGTCGCCAGCGCGTAGCTCTTGCCCGTCCGGTGCATGAGCGGCTCCGCCATGAACGCCCGCGGGTCCTCGAACACCTTCTCGGGCGTCGTCGGCGCGCCGTCCACGACGAGCGAGAACTCGGCCTCGAGGCCGACGGCTTCGAGCGCGAGGGGCGCCGGCTCGGCCCGCTCCGCCTTGCCCGCCTCGGAGACCGCGGCGGTCGGGTCCGCGCTGTCGTACGTCTTGTCGGTCGGGTCAGGCATGGGTCAAGCGCCGTGGGGTACGGAGACGGCGTAGCCAAAGTCCAG
This sequence is a window from Rubrivirga marina. Protein-coding genes within it:
- a CDS encoding acyl-CoA carboxylase subunit beta; the protein is MSVIAAPDRPFPLGSPAPDDGPQREAYDRRVAFHRRQLDALEQQAAEIRRGGGTRAIQRQHDRGKLTARERIDALLDDPADFREIGLFVGRGMYEDEGGCPAGGTVMGLGHVSGRLCMIVANDSTVKAGAWFPITAKKNLRAQEIALENRVPILYLVDSAGVFLPMQDEIFPDRDHFGRIFRNNARLSALGVPQIAAIMGSCVAGGAYLPIMSDESLIVDGTGSVFLAGPFLVQAAIGEEVDVETLGGATTQTDISGVCEYKMPDDETCLATVRDLVAGLGPLPRFGFTRDAPEAPAFEPEEVFGVFPESRQQPYDTRELLARIVDRDSWTEVKAGYGQTLVCGYARLDGWSVGIVASQRQVVRAKAPKGKAAEMQIGGVIYGDAADKAARFVMQCNQKRIPLIFFQDATGFMVGTRAEQGGIIKDGAKLVNAVANSVVPTFTVVVGNSFGAANYALNGRAYDPRLMLAWPSAQIAVMGGSQAAKTLLSIEERKLQKQGIELSDADRQARLDEIEARYAEQTTPVYAAARLWVDAIIDPRETRDWLATGLEMADHNPDMADFKVGVLQT
- a CDS encoding AtpZ/AtpI family protein; translated protein: MADAPDRPDGGPPDRDDPWADAPDRFEEADREWQAKWADRDLEADEIEPPPAGYRNKRVTPGSVGDAYGDGMRAAGEHLGTGMQIGAAMVFFVGLGIVVDRWLDITPWGTIVGACLGMVGVMVLVLRMAKEGNRK
- a CDS encoding bactofilin family protein: MAKTRALPVSASSNPAEQHNIIGASTTVEGTLRSSGNVNISGTVEGNVEVEGRTMVMAGGVVDGEVVSTSAEIAGTVRGQVKVKERLVMKSSAVVEGDIRTGKLVVEDGATFNGQCQMGASAGASASSDRKPERGGAAVVGAVGKGADAA
- a CDS encoding M23 family metallopeptidase, which translates into the protein MTDFLRDLFSHPGSARTVIVLEPDTMSTPRQYEVRPGYALYAAVIGIVVLGALLVAAIVLTPLRGLILGPGTGELRGVAETNAQRAAALEDSLALQYQQIAQLRAIITGEMDDLGDDVLDPAAFSLPDPDSLPDAPEAGPPVAGGDQAQPALPLRTLGPATDAERDARAARAYLDGLRLPALPPVDGVPSRGFDAARGHFALDLAATVGTDVRAFADGYVVFSDWTHQGGHTIAVQHPGGYLSVYKHNSRLLKRVGERVRARETVALSGNTGEITSGPHLHFEVWRDGLAQDPAALLVAP
- the rpsT gene encoding 30S ribosomal protein S20, with translation MPQHKSAAKRVRQDAKRRLRNRYQKVRVRTMIKDLHAETDPSAAQEKLNAIKAQLDRLAGRRVVHPNKAANTKSQLDKYVDSLG
- a CDS encoding PKD domain-containing protein; the protein is MSASLSARAVLLIAGLAGLVAPRAAAQAEQTAPGRSAYVLVRGAVAGVEGDSKSTFDDTGAGLGLEAGVRLSPRWAVALAWWAQDLPSLAQGFRIDGRVTGQGSQAYQGQALVRAHLLATTGRSWSPFVEAGLAVVTGQGTDAARNQAGDGTVWGFGPVGGLGLDVALSPRLGLRAGVQSTVVVPDVALDGADPSAFAREPTPPSGALADNIGYDVLTNVGVGVRYALPLRRPATLPRPGPPPLAETHGDAPAPTAPEPPPSEPATSVATASGRSPAGEPEPDAEAPTPAVEPAPEVTHLTCPTELAPGEEGAFAVAATAATSTTWDWGDGSTGARARHAFDTSGTYTVTATVQTAGGEASESCLVTVATTVAPTEITACRATPSPAALGKAITVEAETYGADTVSVDLGDGAEADALPTRHEYGRTGTFTVTVVATGAGGQDTCTTTVTVEDPSCAASLAPVRFKAGGTDLTAGAMTTLDAAADLLGRCSAVCLSIDGYATRAEGGAALAQQRADAVMFYLIGQGVEADRLQTSGPGGESVEDAGSPHRVEVSAGSCAGF
- a CDS encoding PKD domain-containing protein, whose protein sequence is MTSRLFSLLPWCAALLIATSSYAQVRPSNSVYVLLRGAVAGYYGDLDKNSDGDPDSATPDIQDGFEEPGFGVGAELGYQFNPNLSFGIAGWYQDLPALNDGFQFDQTNNVQGGEAYQLQGLFRFIPFANARISPYLELGGALVSGQGTENERNNGSADEDVFGYGPVGGLGIDIALTPQFGLFLGAQSTVVFPDVALDGADPGAFGVQADNADFDILANVGGGLRYAFRPPYTAVEIEGLECPAELEAGESGSFMVMTNDDATMPVTTTWQWGDGSTGSGMTTSHTFATPGTYPVTAMVMNEGGEDSESCLVTVVEPPTPPALAGCRATPSSVDTGEQVTINATATDADEITVDFGDGTTASTLPARHAYADTGSYTVTITATNEYGSDTCTIPVTVGDSYCADITELNPVFFGYGATTLTADATSRLDENIEILRRCPDICVTINGYSDGSEPGDALRISQARADAVLQYYVGQGIDAERLRAVGRGVDPDANSKEDPGPGDSRARRADSIPSSCAGF